From a region of the Odontesthes bonariensis isolate fOdoBon6 chromosome 4, fOdoBon6.hap1, whole genome shotgun sequence genome:
- the ptpn9b gene encoding tyrosine-protein phosphatase non-receptor type 9 isoform X2 — translation MAEALTTQEQLAVEEFLSEVRSRELPHSAGLVSQPTAVKFLMARKFDVSRAIELFQAYKNTRIKEGIININPDEEPLRSELLSGKFTVLPGRDAKGAALALFTARLHRPDVTTHKAVLQAIIYQLDKAIENIQTQQDGLIFIYDMTNSSYGNFDYELCVKILNLLKGAFPARLKCVFIVSSPLWFRAPFAVLRLFVREKLRERVCTVKAHELASHIPVSSLPEHLGGTSQYSHVAWIQSCVNMQTNTVKGDTQEHDTHDCVGSLLRSYSLDNSNTSIGETLSHSHMITQLGTERTTANSNCYDDNNANPHNHCGIVEGRTRGLGQHQQSSNSSADRSQVNHQHWNGSAMSGANTSVGGPNANVNGLGCQAPPQSDTPLSQKGDEDTAAGEATDSASRCRNESLKEDDEDCEEEEGVPPLPQKSLPRPPNQPSSQSPPLSSSWGPDDENRCLEVSVHMPDQGGMTVHELVEYVKMKKKKGIYQEYEEIRKEPPAGTFDYSKKLSNQIKNRYSDVLCLDQSRVRLCQLCDDEDETSDYINASFMDGYKRRNTYIATQGPLPKTFGDFWRMVWEQMVLIIVMTTRVVERGRVKCGQYWPLEDGRTEQHGYFLVRNTRIQGFQDFKLSHLELYNTQSGEKRDIYHYLYVSWPDFGVPKSASAMLDFREHVLQTREDAVQSLGPSWRGPPGGPPVVVHCSAGIGRTGTFCTLDICLSQLEDVGTVDIHQTVRRMRAQRAFSIQTWDQYYFCYTAVIEYAQRHGKLSPVHWSDSDLETDSE, via the exons ATGGCGGAAGCCTTGACAACTCAGGAGCAGCTG GCTGTGGAGGAGTTCCTGAGTGAGGTGCGTAGCAGGGAGCTGCCTCACAGTGCTGGGCTCGTCTCCCAGCCTACAGCTGTTAAGTTTCTTATGGCCCGCAAGTTTGACGTCTCCAGAGCCATTGAGCTATTTCAAGCATATAAG AACACAAGAATCAAAGAGGGCATCATTAATATAAACCCAGACGAGGAGCCCCTGCGCTCTGAGTTGCTGAGTGGCAAATTTACAGTTCTG CCCGGCCGAGATGCTAAGGGTGCTGCTCTAGCACTCTTCACTGCCCGCCTCCATCGGCCCGACGTCACCACCCACAAAGCTGTGCTGCAGGCCATCATTTATCAGCTGGACAAAGCCATAGAGAA TATACAAACTCAACAAGACGGtctcatatttatttatgacaTGACAAATTCCAGTTATGGAAATTTTGACTACGAACTCTGTGTCAAGATTCTCAATTTGCTGAAG GGTGCGTTTCCAGCTCGTTTAAAATGTGTCTTCATTGTGTCCTCGCCGCTTTGGTTTCGAGCACCGTTCGCGGTTCTCCGTCTCTTTGTTCGCGAGAAGCTGCGGGAAAGG GTCTGCACCGTGAAAGCTCATGAGCTGGCCAGTCACATCCCAGTCTCCTCCCTCCCTGAACACTTGGGTGGGACATCTCAGTACAGCCACGTGGCTTGGATCCAGTCCTGTGTTAACATGCAAACGAACACCGTTAAGGGCGACACACAAGAACACGACACGCATGACTGTGTAGGAAGCCTGTTGCGCTCTTACAGCTTAGACAACAGCAACACAAGCATAGGTGAAACGCTGTCCCACTCCCACATGATTACACAGCTGGGTACTGAGCGAACCACAGCCAACTCTAATTGCTATGACGACAACAATGCTAACCCACACAACCACTGTGGTATAGTGGAGGGCAGGACTCGAGGCTTAGGCCAGCACCAGCAGAGCTCAAATTCATCAGCAGACAGGTCACAGGTGAACCATCAACACTGGAATGGCTCAGCGATGAGCGGAGCCAACACAAGTGTCGGCGGTCCCAATGCAAACGTGAACGGCCTCGGCTGCCAAGCTCCGCCCCAGTCAGACACGCCGCTCTCGCAGAAAGGCGATGAGGACACAGCGGCTGGCGAGGCAACAGACTCTGCCAGCAGGTGTCGGAATGAGAGTCTGAAGGAGGACGATGAGGATTGTGAAGAGGAGGAAGGGGTGCCTCCGTTGCCTCAGAAATCTCTGCCTCGTCCACCCAACCAGCCTTCCTCACAATCCCCACCTCTGTCCTCATCGTGGGGTCCCGATGATGAAAACCGCTGCTTGGAGGTCTCTGTTCACATGCCAGATCAGGGAGGCATGACAGTCCATGAGCTGGTGGAGTatgtgaagatgaagaagaagaaggggatCTATCAGGAGTATGAGGAGATCCGCAAGGAGCCTCCAGCAGGCACCTTTGACTACTCCAA AAAATTGTCCAATCAGATCAAGAACCGGTACAGCGATGTCCTCTGCCTGGACCAGTCACGAGTACGACTCTGCCAGCTGTGTGATGATGAGGACGAG ACATCGGATTACATTAATGCCAGTTTCATGGATGGGTATAAGAGGCGCAACACCTACATCGCTACTCAGG GTCCTTTGCCAAAAACCTTTGGTGACTTCTGGCGGATGGTTTGGGAACAGATGGTACTTATCATTGTCATGACAACCAG GGTTGTTGAGCGCGGACGTGTCAAATGTGGTCAGTACTGGCCTCTCGAGGACGGCAGGACAGAGCAGCACGGGTACTTCTTGGTTAGAAATACACGCATCCAAGGGTTTCAGGATTTCAAACTATCCCATCTTGAACTATACAACACACAG TCTGGGGAGAAACGGGACATATACCACTACCTCTATGTGAGCTGGCCAGACTTTGGGGTCCCTAAAAGTGCTTCTGCTATGTTGGACTTCCGTGAGCATGTACTTCAAACGAGGGAGGATGCAGTCCAGAGCCTGGGACCCAGCTGGAGAGGGCCTCCAGGGGGGCCCCCAGTGGTTGTTCACTGCAGTGCTGGCATTGGACGTACAG GCACATTCTGCACACTGGACATCTGCCTGTCCCAGCTGGAGGACGTTGGCACAGTAGATATCCACCAAACGGTGCGGAGGATGCGTGCTCAGAGGGCTTTCAGCATCCAGACTTGGGACCAGTACTATTTTTGCTACACGGCAGTTATCGAGTACGCCCAGCGGCATGGGAAACTGAGCCCAGTGCATTGGTCCGACTCAGACTTGGAGACTGACAGCGAGTGA
- the ptpn9b gene encoding tyrosine-protein phosphatase non-receptor type 9 isoform X1 codes for MQCSKQPWPVRSLLGRLTPAVEEFLSEVRSRELPHSAGLVSQPTAVKFLMARKFDVSRAIELFQAYKNTRIKEGIININPDEEPLRSELLSGKFTVLPGRDAKGAALALFTARLHRPDVTTHKAVLQAIIYQLDKAIENIQTQQDGLIFIYDMTNSSYGNFDYELCVKILNLLKGAFPARLKCVFIVSSPLWFRAPFAVLRLFVREKLRERVCTVKAHELASHIPVSSLPEHLGGTSQYSHVAWIQSCVNMQTNTVKGDTQEHDTHDCVGSLLRSYSLDNSNTSIGETLSHSHMITQLGTERTTANSNCYDDNNANPHNHCGIVEGRTRGLGQHQQSSNSSADRSQVNHQHWNGSAMSGANTSVGGPNANVNGLGCQAPPQSDTPLSQKGDEDTAAGEATDSASRCRNESLKEDDEDCEEEEGVPPLPQKSLPRPPNQPSSQSPPLSSSWGPDDENRCLEVSVHMPDQGGMTVHELVEYVKMKKKKGIYQEYEEIRKEPPAGTFDYSKKLSNQIKNRYSDVLCLDQSRVRLCQLCDDEDETSDYINASFMDGYKRRNTYIATQGPLPKTFGDFWRMVWEQMVLIIVMTTRVVERGRVKCGQYWPLEDGRTEQHGYFLVRNTRIQGFQDFKLSHLELYNTQSGEKRDIYHYLYVSWPDFGVPKSASAMLDFREHVLQTREDAVQSLGPSWRGPPGGPPVVVHCSAGIGRTGTFCTLDICLSQLEDVGTVDIHQTVRRMRAQRAFSIQTWDQYYFCYTAVIEYAQRHGKLSPVHWSDSDLETDSE; via the exons ATGCAGTGTAGTAAACAGCCGTGGCCCGTTCGCTCTCTCCTGGGTCGACTGACTCCG GCTGTGGAGGAGTTCCTGAGTGAGGTGCGTAGCAGGGAGCTGCCTCACAGTGCTGGGCTCGTCTCCCAGCCTACAGCTGTTAAGTTTCTTATGGCCCGCAAGTTTGACGTCTCCAGAGCCATTGAGCTATTTCAAGCATATAAG AACACAAGAATCAAAGAGGGCATCATTAATATAAACCCAGACGAGGAGCCCCTGCGCTCTGAGTTGCTGAGTGGCAAATTTACAGTTCTG CCCGGCCGAGATGCTAAGGGTGCTGCTCTAGCACTCTTCACTGCCCGCCTCCATCGGCCCGACGTCACCACCCACAAAGCTGTGCTGCAGGCCATCATTTATCAGCTGGACAAAGCCATAGAGAA TATACAAACTCAACAAGACGGtctcatatttatttatgacaTGACAAATTCCAGTTATGGAAATTTTGACTACGAACTCTGTGTCAAGATTCTCAATTTGCTGAAG GGTGCGTTTCCAGCTCGTTTAAAATGTGTCTTCATTGTGTCCTCGCCGCTTTGGTTTCGAGCACCGTTCGCGGTTCTCCGTCTCTTTGTTCGCGAGAAGCTGCGGGAAAGG GTCTGCACCGTGAAAGCTCATGAGCTGGCCAGTCACATCCCAGTCTCCTCCCTCCCTGAACACTTGGGTGGGACATCTCAGTACAGCCACGTGGCTTGGATCCAGTCCTGTGTTAACATGCAAACGAACACCGTTAAGGGCGACACACAAGAACACGACACGCATGACTGTGTAGGAAGCCTGTTGCGCTCTTACAGCTTAGACAACAGCAACACAAGCATAGGTGAAACGCTGTCCCACTCCCACATGATTACACAGCTGGGTACTGAGCGAACCACAGCCAACTCTAATTGCTATGACGACAACAATGCTAACCCACACAACCACTGTGGTATAGTGGAGGGCAGGACTCGAGGCTTAGGCCAGCACCAGCAGAGCTCAAATTCATCAGCAGACAGGTCACAGGTGAACCATCAACACTGGAATGGCTCAGCGATGAGCGGAGCCAACACAAGTGTCGGCGGTCCCAATGCAAACGTGAACGGCCTCGGCTGCCAAGCTCCGCCCCAGTCAGACACGCCGCTCTCGCAGAAAGGCGATGAGGACACAGCGGCTGGCGAGGCAACAGACTCTGCCAGCAGGTGTCGGAATGAGAGTCTGAAGGAGGACGATGAGGATTGTGAAGAGGAGGAAGGGGTGCCTCCGTTGCCTCAGAAATCTCTGCCTCGTCCACCCAACCAGCCTTCCTCACAATCCCCACCTCTGTCCTCATCGTGGGGTCCCGATGATGAAAACCGCTGCTTGGAGGTCTCTGTTCACATGCCAGATCAGGGAGGCATGACAGTCCATGAGCTGGTGGAGTatgtgaagatgaagaagaagaaggggatCTATCAGGAGTATGAGGAGATCCGCAAGGAGCCTCCAGCAGGCACCTTTGACTACTCCAA AAAATTGTCCAATCAGATCAAGAACCGGTACAGCGATGTCCTCTGCCTGGACCAGTCACGAGTACGACTCTGCCAGCTGTGTGATGATGAGGACGAG ACATCGGATTACATTAATGCCAGTTTCATGGATGGGTATAAGAGGCGCAACACCTACATCGCTACTCAGG GTCCTTTGCCAAAAACCTTTGGTGACTTCTGGCGGATGGTTTGGGAACAGATGGTACTTATCATTGTCATGACAACCAG GGTTGTTGAGCGCGGACGTGTCAAATGTGGTCAGTACTGGCCTCTCGAGGACGGCAGGACAGAGCAGCACGGGTACTTCTTGGTTAGAAATACACGCATCCAAGGGTTTCAGGATTTCAAACTATCCCATCTTGAACTATACAACACACAG TCTGGGGAGAAACGGGACATATACCACTACCTCTATGTGAGCTGGCCAGACTTTGGGGTCCCTAAAAGTGCTTCTGCTATGTTGGACTTCCGTGAGCATGTACTTCAAACGAGGGAGGATGCAGTCCAGAGCCTGGGACCCAGCTGGAGAGGGCCTCCAGGGGGGCCCCCAGTGGTTGTTCACTGCAGTGCTGGCATTGGACGTACAG GCACATTCTGCACACTGGACATCTGCCTGTCCCAGCTGGAGGACGTTGGCACAGTAGATATCCACCAAACGGTGCGGAGGATGCGTGCTCAGAGGGCTTTCAGCATCCAGACTTGGGACCAGTACTATTTTTGCTACACGGCAGTTATCGAGTACGCCCAGCGGCATGGGAAACTGAGCCCAGTGCATTGGTCCGACTCAGACTTGGAGACTGACAGCGAGTGA